A region from the Linepithema humile isolate Giens D197 chromosome 1, Lhum_UNIL_v1.0, whole genome shotgun sequence genome encodes:
- the LOC105671039 gene encoding uncharacterized protein isoform X5, whose amino-acid sequence MRHAANEDAMKETLVKQEIKMEWDGHHTNNNSPQVPGSEEQTTSSPQSVITTRRHVRTITTAGHITESIAEVEPESPDSNSVADNLHHGLHQQRNEQHEQAQQRNYQEEQQQAHQAQQHYVQISHPGAEDQSRPADQQRVVYATSNGQEVQVEVSETSATTITLTVKEPPRYETPAQDRTEMDRMYAYSDGHEVRRDNQVITVQMPPDHRRGPHAGHRFSPHENHQTPSGTNVGARYQASPVLAAAEDYDATTIVTQPGSTVHLGSPAPPYSPPIDGIRAGQQLVATSYADASGGVVKYDTEAAAAAESIKPSTYTTLETVAIPPTQTIQYTQYLPSNETYQQAPTYSYAKPGDPVILAYPPAQLGSRATEVESPSGAYIKGDPTLASSLTATRAVPLHYEPPGSPGSQVTLYSTGASYQYVKTPSGDPYWPAGSTPSPPTLEYVQGYPGITAISVSDATNMQLYSGGAYSVSASGNGPPSWTTLSLPGGDEFDSTVLATEPKECANCAVNMTPLWRRDNTGHYLCNACGIYTKLNGVSRPPIRCSKPKQSVTPVNTTSVRRTGVQCANCNTSNTTLWRRNNSGEPVCNACGLYFKLHNVNRPLSMKKEGIQTRKRKPKNHSGIAANLPGTSGIHKAEIKSSLLGESSWTRCS is encoded by the exons ATGCGACACGCGGCGAACGAG GACGCGATGAAAGAAACGCTGGTGAAGCAGGAGATCAAAATGGAATGGGACGGTCATCACACGAACAATAATTCACCGCAAGTTCCTGGAAGCGAGGAACAGACAACCAGCAGTCCTCAGAGCGTAATAACGACCAGAAGACACGTGAGGACCATCACCACCGCTGGTCACATAACCGAAAGTATCGCCGAGGTCGAGCCGGAATCGCCAGATTCCAATTCGGTCGCCGACAATCTTCATCACGGGCTTCATCAGCAGAGAAACGAGCAGCACGAGCAAGCTCAGCAGCGTAATTACCAAGAGGAGCAGCAACAAGCGCATCAGGCGCAGCAGCATTACGTGCAGATCTCTCATCCGGGCGCCGAGGATCAGTCACGCCCGGCGGATCAGCAGCGCGTCGTTTACGCCACCAGCAACGGGCAGGAGGTTCAGGTGGAAGTCTCGGAGACGTCGGCGACCACCATCACGTTGACGGTTAAGGAACCGCCCAG GTACGAGACGCCTGCGCAGGACAGAACGGAAATGGATCGGATGTACGCTTATTCCGACGGTCACGAGGTCCGGCGGGACAACCAAGTGATCACCGTGCAGATGCCGCCCGATCATCGGCGAGGCCCGCACGCGGGACACAGATTCAGCCCTCACGAGAATCACCAAACGCCCTCCGGGACGAACGTCGGCGCCAGGTACCAGGCGTCGCCGGTGCTGGCCGCCGCGGAGGATTACGACGCCACGACGATCGTCACGCAGCCGGGATCCACGGTGCATCTCGGGTCACCCGCGCCACCGTATTCGCCGCCGATCGACGGTATTCGCGCCGGCCAGCAGCTCGTGGCGACGAGTTACGCTGACGCGAGCGGCGGTGTCGTCAAGTACGATACCGAAGCCGCGGCGGCCGCGGAAAGCATCAAACCCAGCACGTACACCACCCTGGAGACGGTCGCTATTCCGCCCACGCAAACCATTCAGTACACGCAATACTTGCCGAGCAACGAGACTTACCAGCAGGCGCCGACATACAGCTACGCTAAACCGGGAGATCCTGTAATCCTGGCGTATCCACCGGCGCAGCTAGGATCGAGAGCCACTGAG GTGGAATCACCCAGTGGCGCGTACATAAAGGGCGATCCTACGCTAGCGTCGTCTTTAACCGCCACTCGAGCGGTGCCGCTACATTACGAGCCGCCTGGCTCTCCGGGCTCGCAAGTGACTCTGTACAGCACAGGGGCGTCGTATCAATACGTGAAAACGCCTTCGGGCGATCCTTACTGGCCGGCCGGTAGCACACCCTCGCCCCCGACCTTGGAATACGTTCAAGGATATCCGGGCATCACCGCGATCTCTGTCAGCGACGCTACGAATATGCAACTGTACTCCGGCGGCGCATATAGCGTTTCCGCAAGCGGGAATGGGCCACCCTCGTGGACAACCCTTTCGCTACCTGGCGGCGACGAGTTCGACAGTACTGTCCTTGCAACCGAACCGAAGGAATGTGCTAATTGTGCGGTCAACATGACGCCATTATGGAGACGAGACAATACCGGCCACTACCTTTGCAATGCCTGTGGAATTTACACCAAGTTGAACGGCGTCAGCAGACCGCCTATAAGATGCTCGAAGCCGAAGCAGTCGGTCACACCGGTAAACACT ACCAGCGTACGGAGGACGGGAGTGCAATGTGCAAATTGTAACACAAGCAACACGACCCTTTGGAGACGAAACAACAGTGGGGAGCCTGTCTGTAACGCGTGCGGCCTTTACTTCAAGCTGCATAAT GTGAATAGGCCGTTGAGCATGAAGAAGGAAGGAATACAGACACGAAAGAGAAAACCAAAGAATCACTCGGGAATCGCTGCAAATCTACCTGGAACCAGTGGTATTCACAAGGCCGAGATTAAATCCAGTCTACTCGGTGAGTCTTCG TGGACTCGTTGCAGTTGA